A stretch of the Massilia sp. W12 genome encodes the following:
- a CDS encoding SH3 domain-containing protein, with translation MNPTIFYPLSGGVAWFTPLLCISLGLLLAFPALALTTPRRWWRQPTMANGALLLAVSMLCSWLVLQAAQAWREEDAPPASAPLTPPPRAASAGGWYVTHQGLHLRSAPATSAPRIATLPAGLAVWRSGQYSGDWWRICYTRAEDGVLQSGWASSLWLRRPDERQPGGKGAGKALQCAAD, from the coding sequence ATGAATCCGACTATTTTCTATCCCCTCTCCGGCGGCGTTGCCTGGTTTACGCCACTGCTGTGCATCAGCCTGGGCTTGCTGCTGGCGTTTCCTGCCTTGGCGCTGACCACCCCGCGCCGCTGGTGGCGTCAGCCGACCATGGCGAATGGCGCGCTATTGCTGGCGGTGAGTATGTTGTGCAGCTGGCTGGTGCTGCAAGCGGCGCAAGCCTGGCGCGAGGAAGATGCGCCGCCCGCCAGCGCGCCGCTCACGCCGCCGCCGCGCGCCGCCAGCGCTGGCGGCTGGTATGTCACGCATCAAGGATTGCATCTGCGCAGCGCGCCAGCGACCAGCGCGCCGCGCATCGCCACCCTGCCCGCCGGCTTGGCGGTCTGGCGCAGCGGACAATATAGCGGCGATTGGTGGCGGATTTGTTATACGCGCGCCGAAGACGGCGTGCTGCAAAGCGGTTGGGCCAGCAGCTTATGGCTGCGGCGCCCGGATGAGCGCCAGCCGGGCGGCAAAGGCGCAGGCAAAGCCCTGCAGTGCGCTGCGGATTGA
- a CDS encoding carbohydrate porin gives MKKMMQKSLPAALLLALSAYANAGLPIDFGGYFRSGFGTSSDGGKEACFGLNGASSKFRLGNECETYGELKFGGEAFKASNGMTMRINTLVAFAVNQEHDWEDTKPAFREMNVVAENIGSGALAKAKAWVGKRYYDRHDVHISDYYFWANTGPGAGIENIDLGGAKLAYAILRTTAYDDTRRTGFAHDVRFSGIKTNPDGELTVGVQFNQKRVGSNAKDVASGYLLNLMHTQGNLWGGFNKLSLAYGKGSGVGTGGINFDAGKDDSVFRLVEQIQVQPSGSQWSAMGTFVYEDKKISGKHSKWTSIGVRPVYHFADNMSLAMEVGHDNVKQDGMPSRNLTKFTIAPQLSAGNSFWSRPVLRAYYTYARWNDAARGADNRGIANGTFGTANNGSTVGVQVEAWW, from the coding sequence ATGAAAAAAATGATGCAAAAAAGTCTGCCTGCAGCCCTGCTGCTGGCCCTGAGCGCATACGCTAACGCCGGCCTGCCTATCGATTTCGGCGGCTATTTCCGCTCCGGTTTCGGCACCAGCAGCGATGGCGGCAAAGAAGCTTGCTTCGGTTTGAATGGCGCCAGCTCCAAATTCCGCTTGGGCAATGAGTGCGAAACCTATGGCGAATTGAAATTCGGCGGCGAAGCCTTCAAAGCCAGCAACGGCATGACCATGCGCATCAACACCCTGGTGGCTTTCGCAGTGAATCAGGAACACGATTGGGAAGACACCAAACCGGCTTTCCGCGAAATGAATGTGGTGGCGGAAAACATCGGTTCCGGCGCACTGGCCAAGGCCAAAGCATGGGTCGGCAAACGCTATTACGACCGTCATGATGTGCATATCAGCGACTACTATTTCTGGGCCAACACCGGTCCTGGCGCCGGGATTGAAAACATTGATCTGGGCGGCGCCAAGCTGGCGTATGCGATTTTGCGCACCACCGCTTACGACGACACCCGCCGCACCGGCTTTGCGCACGATGTGCGTTTCTCCGGCATCAAGACCAATCCGGATGGCGAACTGACAGTCGGCGTGCAATTCAACCAAAAACGCGTTGGCAGCAACGCCAAAGACGTGGCCAGCGGCTATTTGCTGAATTTGATGCACACCCAGGGCAATCTGTGGGGCGGTTTCAATAAGCTGAGCCTGGCGTATGGCAAAGGCAGCGGCGTGGGCACCGGCGGCATCAATTTTGATGCGGGCAAAGATGATTCCGTGTTCCGTCTGGTGGAACAGATTCAGGTGCAACCGTCCGGCAGCCAATGGTCGGCCATGGGCACGTTTGTGTATGAAGACAAGAAAATTTCCGGCAAGCACAGCAAATGGACCTCGATCGGCGTGCGCCCGGTGTACCACTTTGCTGACAATATGAGCCTGGCGATGGAAGTCGGCCATGACAACGTCAAGCAAGACGGCATGCCGAGCCGCAATCTGACCAAGTTCACGATTGCGCCGCAACTCTCCGCCGGCAACAGCTTCTGGTCGCGTCCGGTGCTGCGCGCTTACTACACCTACGCCCGCTGGAATGACGCCGCGCGCGGCGCGGATAACCGTGGCATCGCCAACGGCACTTTCGGCACGGCGAATAACGGTTCGACCGTCGGCGTGCAAGTCGAAGCCTGGTGGTGA
- a CDS encoding SHOCT domain-containing protein, translated as MPAPTLLKPLPAVLLAAALSFSTAASAASPVNFLYEICAQCAPGDVLWSEGEFDQIRRVPAEAGALATPARKIDGAALVPALMQVQAGGKPWLDAEAAQRLAQAVAAYLAQDQAQRDGVFLLTVKSAGGFIANRNGVSGRVFADAGGVHLIIGESGVDFISAYRATRMQRAFQFGSRQQASNVRLSSPWQHKGRADWLYIPLQETRQAAPAPLSVVPLAAPAAVAPAAVAPPVRDEKFYAEQEMRLKSLKRMREQGLLTEEEYQAKRRVIVEQL; from the coding sequence ATGCCCGCCCCGACACTGCTTAAACCATTGCCCGCCGTTTTACTTGCCGCTGCGCTCAGCTTCAGCACTGCCGCCTCAGCCGCCAGCCCGGTCAATTTTCTGTATGAAATTTGCGCCCAATGCGCGCCTGGCGATGTGTTGTGGAGTGAGGGCGAGTTTGATCAGATCCGGCGCGTGCCGGCAGAGGCCGGCGCGCTCGCCACGCCGGCGCGCAAAATCGATGGCGCGGCCCTGGTTCCCGCTTTGATGCAAGTGCAAGCCGGCGGCAAACCCTGGCTGGATGCAGAAGCTGCGCAACGCTTGGCGCAGGCCGTGGCGGCCTATCTGGCGCAAGATCAAGCACAGCGGGATGGCGTCTTTTTGCTGACCGTGAAAAGCGCCGGCGGTTTTATCGCCAATCGCAACGGCGTCAGTGGCCGCGTGTTTGCCGACGCCGGCGGGGTGCATCTGATTATCGGCGAGAGCGGGGTGGATTTCATCAGCGCTTACCGCGCCACCCGCATGCAGCGCGCCTTTCAATTCGGCAGCCGGCAACAGGCCTCGAATGTGCGTTTAAGCTCACCCTGGCAGCACAAGGGACGCGCTGACTGGCTCTACATCCCCTTGCAGGAAACGCGCCAGGCTGCGCCGGCCCCCTTGAGCGTGGTTCCGCTTGCCGCGCCCGCCGCAGTCGCCCCCGCCGCAGTCGCGCCGCCAGTGCGCGATGAGAAATTTTATGCAGAGCAGGAAATGCGTTTAAAGAGTTTGAAGCGCATGCGTGAGCAGGGCTTGTTGACGGAAGAGGAATACCAGGCCAAGCGGCGCGTGATTGTCGAGCAGCTGTAA
- a CDS encoding substrate-binding domain-containing protein, translating to MNLKNLAKTLGISETTVSRALNGYPEVSERTRARVLAAAQAAGYRPNPMARSLAVGRTNVIGIIYPLQPNDLSDPMFMEIVGGMSETLDARQMSLVLSPVPSHKEFAAYERLVQSRRVDGLVVGRTRITDPRISLLLKSGLPFVAHGRTQMDEEYAWFDYDNEAGMRLAVNRLLALGHSKIALISAPLDMNFARQRYDSFLHTMRQGGHEPEPAFLLENTIDRRSAYKAARMLLEKHQRPTAIIVDNHMSGVGVMRALLDAKVEIGKEVSLVVWGEMEDSLAGYNVTTVHQPEPARAGVKMVEMMLALLDGAAPASLQVLWQPVLFLGETAGPCLD from the coding sequence ATGAATCTGAAAAACCTTGCCAAAACCCTGGGCATTTCTGAAACCACGGTCAGCCGCGCCTTGAATGGCTATCCGGAAGTCTCGGAACGCACCCGCGCACGCGTGCTGGCGGCAGCGCAGGCTGCAGGCTACCGTCCGAATCCGATGGCGCGCAGTCTGGCGGTCGGGCGCACCAATGTGATTGGCATCATCTACCCGCTGCAGCCGAATGATTTAAGCGACCCGATGTTTATGGAAATCGTCGGCGGCATGTCGGAAACGCTGGATGCGCGCCAAATGAGCCTGGTCTTATCGCCCGTGCCTTCGCATAAAGAATTCGCCGCCTATGAACGGCTGGTGCAAAGCCGGCGCGTGGATGGTCTGGTGGTGGGGCGCACCCGCATCACAGATCCGCGCATCAGCCTGCTGCTGAAATCCGGCCTGCCCTTTGTGGCGCACGGGCGCACCCAAATGGATGAGGAATACGCCTGGTTTGATTATGACAATGAAGCCGGGATGCGGCTGGCGGTGAACCGCCTGCTGGCCTTGGGACACAGCAAAATCGCTTTGATTTCGGCGCCGCTGGACATGAATTTTGCGCGCCAGCGCTATGACAGCTTCCTGCACACAATGCGCCAGGGCGGGCATGAGCCTGAGCCGGCGTTTTTGCTGGAAAACACCATCGACCGCCGCAGCGCCTACAAAGCAGCGCGCATGCTGCTCGAAAAACACCAGCGCCCGACCGCCATCATTGTGGACAATCATATGTCCGGCGTAGGCGTGATGCGCGCCCTGCTCGACGCCAAGGTGGAAATCGGCAAAGAAGTGTCGCTGGTGGTGTGGGGGGAAATGGAAGATTCGCTGGCCGGTTATAACGTGACCACGGTGCACCAGCCGGAACCTGCGCGCGCCGGCGTCAAAATGGTGGAAATGATGCTGGCCCTGCTGGACGGCGCCGCCCCCGCCAGTTTGCAGGTGCTGTGGCAGCCGGTGCTGTTTTTGGGGGAAACGGCGGGGCCGTGTTTGGATTGA